From the Longimicrobium sp. genome, one window contains:
- a CDS encoding TonB family protein, with amino-acid sequence PPDKPRGVASQEVTIRFRVDVRGRVREARLLTSTGNRGYDERIRRWGMELQFRPAVSLDTNRPVEAETEITISV; translated from the coding sequence TCCGCCCGACAAGCCGCGTGGCGTGGCGAGCCAGGAAGTCACCATCCGCTTCCGCGTGGACGTGCGGGGCAGGGTGCGCGAGGCCAGGCTGCTGACCAGCACCGGCAACCGGGGCTACGACGAGCGCATCCGGCGCTGGGGGATGGAGCTGCAGTTCCGCCCCGCCGTCAGCCTGGACACCAACCGGCCCGTGGAGGCGGAGACGGAGATCACCATTTCCGTGTAG